DNA from Roseimicrobium sp. ORNL1:
AGCCCGGTGGCCACCATGCCACTGCGCTGGGTCTATGTGCGCCAGGATGGGACGCTGGATGACTCGGAGAAGCCGCGCCTCACGGATCAGAAAAATCCGATCACCGGCCGCTTCGCCTGGTGGACGGATGATGAGTCCACCAAGATCAACGTCAACACGGCGTGGAAACGAAATGCCGCCTCCGGAGGGACATCCATCAAGAATCCTTTCACCGTAAGCCACCCCACCAGCATCAACCTGATGAGCCTGGTCGATTACGGCATGACGCCTGCCATGGTGGACCGCATCCATACCAATGTAGCGCCGGATCCATTCAACTACAGTACCGTGCGCCGCTTCTACAATTCGGTGCGCGAGGTGCGGACCTTGAGTGAGCAGGATGCGGACTTCACCACCATGCTGAACAAGGCGAAGTTTGAACTGACACACTACAACCACGACCCGGACACCACGTTCTTCAACGAGCCGCGCATCGTGCTGACCACGGACAAGGCCAAGGCGAAGGGCCGGCCCTTCCTGGATATCAAGAAGGAAGGGGCGGCGGAGATATGGGATCCCATAGCGCACATCGATCCTTCCAAGCTGGCAACTACGATCAACATGCTGAACGGCTACCTCACGCGCAATGACTGGCCCGTGGCGCCGAACTCCAGTTTCCAGATCAAGTACTATTCAGGGAAACGGGAGCGCCTCACACAACTGTCGCTGAACATCATCAACTACGTGCGCTCGAAGGAGTCTGCTGGAGAGCCGACAACGAAGGCGGTCATCCCGGTACGTGGTGAACAAGTGCCTGGAGGAAGCTTCGTGCTGATGGAGGTCGCCACCTCGGTAAACGCCTACATCGGCATCACCCGATCTCCCAAGATCACCGAGATGGGGCTCTGGATGAACGGGACTTCCTCCGGTGCTGGCGATGCGGCGGGCTCCCTGAGGTACCCCGTGAAGTACAAGGTAGAAATCCATCTGCCCAAGAACTTCGGCCTCGATCAGATCAATCTCACGAATCTGGGCATGTTCGTTTCTATCAGTGGCACGGGGCTGACAGCCAGGCAGGCAGAAGGCAACATTACGCGGGCAGAAATCACGGGTGGCAATCCCATCCTGAAGGCTGGCGAATATGCGACCGTCACCCGCACGGAGTTTGTCGATGCAAAATCGAGGCCGACCACGGTGAATCTGCGCGTTGCCATTTCCAGGGTGAGACGCCTCGACGTGGCACCCCTGGGCGATCCTGCGCCCTGCACGCTGGATCCGAAAGAAACACCCGAAGCCGACATTACCTCCATCGAAGTGGATGACCCTTGTGTGAACTCGCACAAGGATGATTGGAAACGGCGCAGCTCAAAGAACAGCTTTGGCCGCAGGAATGATGGCGAGTCGGGAGGCAGGCAAATCTCGACACTGGGTTTGGCGTCTGACACGACCCCCAAGCAGGACAGAGACTTTAGTGGAAGCATCACTGACATCAGCATCCAGATGCCTCCTCCTGCGAAGGCGGCGGGAAATGAGAGTGGCGTAGTCGACTCCGTGGGTGAGCTCGGGTTCATCCACACGGGCATGGAAAGCGGGGCTGGCGCCGGCATTCCCTGGCGCACGCTGCACCTTCAACCGAACGATGATACCTCGCAGACGGTGCCAGATTGGGCCTTCATGGATCTCTTCACTGTGCCGGTCGACGTGCCGGACCGCGTGAAGGGCATCTTCGCCCCGCATGACACGAGCACGGCGGGACGGATCAATATCAATGCGCAGGTGCAGCCTTATGGGACAGATAAGATGGAAAGTCCCCTCGAGCGGCGGTTGCCCCTGGTGGCCCTGCTGAGCGGCGTGCCAAACAACAGTGCGGATCCGACCAGCGTCATCAGCATCGCGAAGGCGCGAGAGATCGCCCGGCACATCTATAACCGCGACCTGGCCAGCAACGGCCTTCGCAAAGGGAAGCGGTATGGGTATGCCGATGCTTATGATTCGCCCGGTGAAATCGTGGAGATCGCGGGGGTGGCAGACGGTGGGGAGGAAACCGAAGCCGTGGTGCGGGGCATTGCCAATCTGCTGACCACGCGTGGGAGCGTGTATACCGTTTACACCGTGGGACAGACACTCAAACAGACGCGAAATGGCGCGCTTGTGGTGACCGCCGAGAGCCGCCAACAGACCATGCTGGAGAGGTACACCGACAGCACGGCCCCGGACAAAGTTCGGTTTCGCAAGATTGAATATCAGCCCGTGACGCCGTAAGTTACTGGTATTGAGCTTGTTGGCTGGGCGTGCCTTCGTTGGCTTTTGCGGGTTTCCCCTCACGCTGCCGAAGGTGTGCGGGGATGCGTTTCCTATTTGCCAAGGCCCGGCAATCCGGTAATCTCTCTGCCCCCTCGCCGTGCCTGTGTGCGGCACGTGTCTTTGTCTCCCCTTCTGATTCGCACCATGAACATCACGCTCGAAACCCAGCCGAACTGCCGCGCCGTCCTGCGCATCGACATCCCCGCTGCCGACGTTAAAAAGGAACGCGACCGCGTGACGGTGGACTACACGAAGTTTGCCCGCCTGCCCGGCTTCCGCCCCGGCAAGGCCCCGAAAGCCGTGGTGCAGAAGAAGTTTGAGCCGCAGATCCGTGAGGAACTCGAAAACGCCCTCGTGCGCACCGGGTATCAGGAGGCAGCCAAGCGCCAGGACGTGGAGATTCTCAGCGTGGTGGATGTGAAGGAAAAGGCGCTGCATGACGACGACCATTTCACCTTCACCCTCGAGGTGACCACCGCTCCGACCTTTGAGCTTCCCGAGTACAAGGGCATCCAGGTGAAGCTGCCCCGCGTGGAAGTGACGGATGAAGACGTGGAGCACGACCTGCTGCACCTCCGCGAGCGCTACCAGACGTTCAGTGACGTGGAAGGCGAAGCGAAGCTCGGCAACTACGTGGTGCTACATGCCACTGGCGACGTGAATGGCACGCCCATCGGCGACGCGCATCCCGACGCACCCGCCTTCTTGAAGAAGATTGATGGCAACTGGTTCGAGCTCACGGAAGAGGAGAATTTCCTCCCCGGCTTCTTCGCCGCCCTCGTCGGCATCAAGAAGGATGAAGAGCGCGACGTGACCGTCACTCTTGGGGATGACTTCCACTTCGAAGCCCTGCGTGGCCAGACCATCGTGCTGCACGTGAAGGCGGATGCCGTGAAGGAAGCCCAGGTGCCTGCGCTCGATGAAGACTTTGCCAAGAAGGTGAACCCCGAGTGGGATCTGGAGCGCTTGCGCGGTGAAGTGCGCATCGCCGTCCAGCGCCGCCGCGAGCAGGCCCGTGAAGAGTCTAAGTCCAACCAGGTCATCGCGCACCTTGCCGATCGCCTTGAGTTCGAACTGCCGCAGGACATCGTGAATCGCGAAGCCCAGCGCCGCACCAATGACATCGCCATGAACGCGATGCGCCAGGGAATGGCCCAGGAAGCCATCATGGGGGCACAGGACCAGATCGTGAGCGCCGCCACCCAGCAGGCCCGCCAGAATGTGAAGGTCGGCTTCATCCTCGGTGAAGTGGCGAAGAAGGAAAGCCTCTCCGTGCGTGAAGAGCAGCTTCGCATGGCCCTCGCCCGCATCGCCGCGCAGCAGCGCGTGACCCCGAAGAAGCTTCTCGCGGATGCCCGCAAGAATGGCCTCATCGAGCGTCTCCGCGAAGATCTGCTCCTGGAAAACGCCCTTCAGTTCCTGAAGGAAAACGCCGCTGTGGAAGAGACCGAGCCGGAGAAGGAAGACTGCGGCCACGAGCACAAGCACTATGCTAAGCTAGTCTAAGCGTCACTGACCCTTTGGAAACGCCTCTTCGCGGTACTGCCGTGAAGAGGCGTTTTTGTTTTGGAGGCCCTCCAGGAAGTCGGGTCTCCTGACCGGACAGCGTCCGGCGGGTTTTCTTACCCGCCAATCCGATCAAGCCGTCGCCACCGCATTCGCCTTCAGCACGCGCATCACGTTTTCACCCAGCACCTTGCGGATGGCCTCGTCCGAGTGTCCGCGCATGACCATGCCCAAGGTATAGATGGGCCAGTTCGTCCAGGCGATGGACTGATCCATCTCAGGCGTGGTCTGGAAATCGTCCTTGGGCCACAGATGCTCCCAGCGATCACCCGCACCACCGAGCGGTGAGGATCCGTCAGGGCGCTTCTTGATCTTCAGTCGCTCCTCCTTGTCGAAGCGGGAGACGTAAGACGTGTCCACACCGATGGCAGCGTGCTGCGCACCGAACTTCTTGATCATGTGGTCGAGATGATTCAGCAGCGCATTGATATCACCCGTGCCGCCGAGGAAGCGGGGGATGCAGCACATGCCCACGAGACCATCGGTGTCGCAGATGGCTTTGATCACGTCGTCAGGCTTGCCGCGGAAGTGACGGTAGACATCGGCACAACTCGTGTGGCTCGCGACCATGGGCTTTGCTGAGGCTTTGGCGGCATCGCCTGCGGTCTTCCAACCGCTGTGGGCGACGTCCACAATCACACCGGTGCGGTTCATCTCCGCCACCGCGGCATGGCCGAAGTCGCTCAAGCCACCGTCATGCGGCTCACCCGCGCCGTCGCCGATGGGATTGCGGCGATTGTACGTGAGGTGCATCATGCGGATGCCCAGCTCGTGGAAGATGGAGATGAAGCGAAGCTCGTCCTTCACGCTCTCCCACTCCTGGCGCAGCGGCACACCATTCCCGGTGAAGCAGAGACCCACGTGGCCGGCCTTCTTCACCGCCAGCGCATCTTCCACCGTCACCACCTTGGTGAGTTGCGGCTTCAGCATGTCCGTGGCATGCGTGAAATGCGCCAGCCGCTTGATGAGGCGAAGCGGGTCACTGCCTTCTTCACCTGCATTCTGAAACACCACGGTGACGCCGGCAGCATGGAACGTATCGAAGAACTCCTTGCGTTCGCGTTCGTTGGTGGCGCCACGGTTCATGGACATGGACTCGCGCAGGTCCGCGAGCGCATCACCGGAGACCCCGGAGGCGATGGCTTCACTGAGGCGCTCTCCATCGATGGCAAAGCGTGGGGCGAAGCCATACGACTCAAACACCAGCGACTGGAAGTGCAGCTCCCAGGCGTGCTCAAGCTGGGCTTGCGTGGGCTTGAGGATGTTCAGCGCGACTTCGCGTGCCTTATCGATAACCGGATTGCCCGTCATCCAGATCTTCTTCGAGTCATCACCCCGCACGTGGATGTGGAATCCACCGGCGAGCGCAGCAAGCGGCAGGCGCCGCAGCAGTGAGCGACGGCTTAGGGTGCGGGATGAAGTGATGTGAGACGACGAGGCAGGAGATGGGGTACTCTTCACGCGATCAGTTCGGGGATGGGTTTGCCATGATCCACGATCGGTGTGGGGCGCCCGTTGAAGTCGTTGATGGTGATCTTGGAGGAATCGATGCCGAGGTGGTGATAGATCGTCGCCAGGAAATCTCCGGGGCCACAGGGCCGCTCGATGACGTCCTCACCACGCTTGTCGGTCGCGCCGATGATGCCGCCAGTCTGGATGCCGCCACCGGCCCAGATATTGGAGAAAGCACGTGGCCAGTGATCACGGCCCGGTTGTAGGGTGCCTGCAGGTGCGCTGGCATCCCCTGCGCCCGTGCTGCGGTCGAAGCTGATCTTTGGCGTGCGGCCGAACTCACCGGTCACTACCACGAGCACCTTCTTGCCGAGGCCACGCTCGTAGATATCTTCGATAAGCGCAGACACGGCCTGGTCGTAGTTTTTCATGCGGAAGCGCAGACCATCGAACACGTGATGATTCACCGCATGGTCATCCCAGTTCTGCACACGACCGCAGAGCGGACCGCTGAGGCTGCTGGTGACAATCTCCACTCCAGACTCCACGAGACGGCGTGCGAGAAGAAGTTGCTGCCCCCAGCGATTGCGCCCGTAGCGATCGCGCGTGCGTGCATCTTCACGACTGAGGTCAAAGGCATCGCGCGTCTGCGGATTGGTGAGCAGAGTCATGGCCTGCTGCTCGAACTGGTCCAGCGCGCCAAGCTCACCTTCACGATCAAACGCACGCTCCATGCGATCGAGGTTCTTGCGCAGGGCGATGCGGTCATTCAGGCGGCGCGTTTCCGCGTCATCAGAGAGACCAATGTTCGGCACTTGGAAGTTGGGGCGGCTGGGATCGTCGCTGACGGAGAAGGGCGAATACGCGTCGCCGAGATAGGCGGGGCCGTTGTATTCCAACGGAGGATTCACGCCCACGTAGTTGGGTAGCGGATTGCTGCGACCACCGGCCTTGTTGCGCAGGTAATAGGCGACGGACATCCAGTCCGGTAGGCGTGGCTTGGGCTTGTCGCGTTCGTCGGAGTCACCAGAAAGCATCTGCATCGAGCCGGCAGGGTGTCCGCCCGCCTTTTGATTCATGGAGCGCAGCACGGTGAACTTATCCGCGATGCGTGCCTGCATCGGCATGAGCTCCGTGAAGTGCAGGCCGGGCACCTTCGTGGGAATGGTGCTGAAGGGACCGCGATACTCACTGCCGATTTCCGGCTTGGGATCATAGGTGTCGATGTGCGAGAGGCCACCAGGGAGCCACACCATGATCACCGCGGTGCGTTCGCTTGCGGGCTTCAGTGCATTCTCCGCGCGCAGCTTGAGCAGGCCTGGCAAACCAAGGGAGGCAAATCCCGCAATCCCGATCTGCATGAATCCTCTGCGGCCCATAGGCCCGGCGCAGCGCACGATGGAGGGTTGTTGAATGATGGAGGACATGGTGGACTTCGGGTTCGGGGTCGGGTCGGTGATTCACGGGGCACCGGAAGAGTTACCGGAGAACACGGCAAGCTCCTTGCCGCTGGCTCCATCCCAGATGCGCAGCACGCTGTCTTCGCCACCAGCGACGATGACAGCGCCATCGGGAGTGCTTGCGGCGGACTGCATGAAATCGGGAAGCCGTGAGATGGCGCGCACTTCGCTGCCGCTGTCATTCACGATGCGGACCAGGTTGTCCCCGGAGGAGGTGACGATCTTACTCGTGGCGCCTATGAATTGCAGGGAAGTGACCTCCTTGGTCCAGCCCTGAATCTTCTTGATGCGCTCGCCCATCGCCATGTCCCAGGTCGTCACGACACCGTCACCGCCCGCAGTAGCGAGCACCCGACCATCCGCACGGAAGGCGATGCCCATGACATGATGCGTGTGGCCTTCGAAGAGATTCACGCGCTTGCCAGTCGCGATATCCGTGACGCGCGCAATCTTATCCGCCGCACCGGATGCCAGCAGCTTTCCATCCGGAGAGAAGTCGACGCACAGCACGGTGTCATCGTGATGCTCCTTCCAGGTGTGCAGGACATTCCCAGAGGCGACATCGAAGATGCAGATGTCTCCCGAACGTGAAGGCTCACCACTACCCGTGGCCAGTGACTTGCCATCCGGACTGAAGCGCACGGTATTCACACGGTCGGCGAAGAACGCGCCATCCTTGCCCTTCTCCAGCACACGTTCCAGCTTCCATGAATCAGGCTGATTGAGCTTCAGTGCATCGCCATTGGTCGCGATGGTGAGGAACGTGCCGTCAGCTTGCGCAGTGATGTGGGCGGAGGTGAATCCTTGCGCGTTTGTCTGGGACACCAGGGTGGCAGTGGAGATGGCCCACACACTGGAGGTGCCATCACTCGATGAGGTGGCAAGTTGCTGGGAGTCGCGCGAGAAGCGGATGGCTATAACACCGACGCCGGGCTTGGTGATGGAGGCTTTCGTCGCAGTGAGGTCCGCTGTGGCCTGGTCCTGCAATTTCTTCGCTGCATCGATGGTGCTGTTCGTCGTGGCGAGCTCCTTGATGTTGTTCGCCTTCGTTTCGCTGATGCGTTTCTCCTCGGCCTGCGCATCCTTGATGTTCTGCTCGGCGGCCACTAGCGCAGCGTCGGCGGAGTTCTCCGCTTTCGCTGCGGTGTCGTACTTCTCCTGGGCGGCAATGCGTGCCTTGTCGAGGGCAGGGTCTGCTGGTTTGCCGTCGGTGGTGCCTGCGGCCAGTTTGGCGGCGGCTTCGTCCAGTTCCTTCTTGGCGGCTGCCGCTGCTTCTTGCGCGGGTTGCAGAGCCTTCTGCTTCTCAGGCAGGGACTTCTTTACGGAGTCGATGGTCTCATTGGCTTTCTTGAGAAGTTCATCAAGCGCCTTGTTCTGCGCTTCCAGCCTCGCAACTTGGGAACGTTGATACTCCTGTTCCAGTGCCTGTCGCGCAATGGTGAGATCGAGCTCAGCGATGCGGCGTGTGACGGCAAGGTTACCGCGCAGTTCAGCGGTCTGCTTGTTGGTCGCGAGATCCCAGAGGCGAACAGCACCATCACTTCCGCCGCAAGCGAGCAGCTTGCCATCAGGCGATAGGTCCAGGCTTTGCGCCGCGGGAATGGCCAACTCGCGTATCACCTTGGCTTCCGTGATGCTCCACACACGCATCTTGCCATCGCCATGCGCGACGATCACCTGGTCAGCGGCAGGACCGGCGATGAAGGACGTGATGGATCCTGTGGGCCCCTTGAGTTCCTTCCCAGCAGCGAGAGGACTATTTCCATCGGCGGGAAGCGTCCATGTGCGAAGCACTCCATCAGCACCTGCGGTGACGAGCGACTTGCCATCTTGTGACCACGCCAGCTTCTGAAGACCAGCAATGGTCACGGGCTGTGACTTCGCGGCGCCATCTTGGAGACTCCAGAGTTGCAGTGCCTCACTTGTGGAGTGCACGGCAAGCAAGCTGCCATCTGCGGAGGGCTTGATCTGCTTGATGTCAGCCGTTCCAAGGTTGCCGACTTTTTTCTCCAACGCTCCGTATGCTGCTTTTAGCAAGAGTATATCTCCAGCCTTGTTTACAGTGATAAGATGCGTGCCATTCGCGGTCGGTTCGCAGGTAACTACGTTGAGCGTCGCATCAAGAGGGCGCGGTGTGGTGGTCGCGGCGCCTTCACGTTTCCAGATTTTCACCTCGCGAAAACTGCCGGAAGCGAGGCGGGTGCCATCCGGGCTGAAGTCCAATGTCTGCACCAGTGCGCGATGGGCAGAGGCGTCTTTTGCTTTCCCATCCGAAAGCTTGCTGACGAATTTCCTCTGGGCGAGATCATAGAGGAAGATCTGGTTTGAGCGTCCACAAGCAGCGTAGCGGCCATCACGGGTCATCGAGACCGTGTAGATGGGATCGACACTGGCAGAGGGTGAGGTCAGCACCACCTGCCGCTCCTGCTGCACCGAGTCCTTGGCGCCTTGATCGATCCAGATCTTTAGAATCTCCAGTTCAGCGGGCGTGAGGTCCACGGCGCCGGACTTGTTGTTCTTCGGAGGCATCTCCATGTCCTCCTTGTGCTGGGACGCGAGGACGATGAGGCTCTCCGCGCTCTTGCCTGGAACAATGCTTGGACCTGAGTCGCCACCGTGCTTCATGAGCTCGGGCGTCTCCATGTTCAGCCCGGCCTTCGTGGTGGTCTTGTTGTGGCAGGAGATGCAGTTCGCCTTCAGGAAGGGAAAGACATCCTGGTAAAAGTCCGGCGTAACCGCATGAAGTGTGGCCGTGGTTTGCAGGACCGCAGCATGCACCACCATCACGGCAAGATGCCGGTGGCGCTTCGACTGCGATGGAATACGAACCTTCATGGGGATACGTCAGGCCTTGGGCGATGCTGCCACTGCCGGAGTTGCCGGTGTCGCTGCGGGTGAGTGTACAGGTGCTGGCGCAGGAGCTGCGGCCTTCACGGAAATACGGATGGGTCGGGAGACAATGATGTCCACGGTGTCCTTCGGCGTGGCCGTGGTGGTGGCGGCCTTCATGCGTGTGCTGGCCTGGGTCATCGTGGCTTCAGCCTGCTTCTGCTTTTCCGTGGCAGCCTTCAGAGCGCTGGCCATCTCGGTCTTCTTGTCAGCGGGTGCGTTCGAAGCTTCATCGGTGAGTTTCTTCGTGCTGGCCGTCAGAGAGGCGAGTTCCTGCTGGGCTTTCTTCTGCTCGACCTCCGCGAGCTTCACGCCTTCGGGATTGTAACGGTGCTTGCTCACCGCGCTACCGTACAAGGCGATGGTGTAGTCACCAGGTGCGGTCTTCATGGCAGCGAGGTCGAGTACGAGCTCTGCACCCGCCGCCTTGATGGGCAGGTCTACTTCCTTCACGGAGTTCGGTGGTGTGCCATAGGCCTTCAGCTTCAGCACACCATCGGTGAACTCATTTCTCCACGTGGCCTTTAGCGGAATCTTCAGCGTCTGTCCTGCAGTGCCTTCCCACACTTTTTCTTCGGCCGCAGCGATGGTGACCGGCGCGACCTCGGAATCCGTCACGGACACAGGCACATCCGCCATAAGCCGTGGACTTGGGATCTCCTGCTTCCCGTCTTTGGAGGCCCACTCCATGGAAGCCACACGGCAGGGACGCGTGACCTTGGCGCCGTTGATTTCTGCGGAGCCCATCATCTCTGCCACAGAGAAGGCTGGCTTCGCATCTGCGTCCGCGCTGATGATCATCATGCCCTGCACTTTTCCCGCGGGAATCTTCAATCCCGTGGCAGTCACGCCCGGAGGCAGGTTCTTCATCTCAAGCTCAATGTCGCCATCAAACCCATCGCGGCGAACGGCCACGACTTCGAAGGCCACGCTCGCTCCAGCGCGCAGGGCGATGGGCTTGGAGAGCGCGTTGCGATCGCCATTGCGCAAAGTCATGTGCACGGCCCAGGAGGCGAGTGAGAAATCCGGCGACGCCTGGCGCACGAGGAGGCGGTAGGTATTGCCGGGTTCGTTGCGTGTGCCGCCGAAGAGGTCGCGCACGGCGAGGCGATAGACGCCATCCTCTTTGATTTCCACCTTGCCCAGCACGTCTGGCGAACCCGCATCATAAGGAGGTCCATCGTAAGAGTAGCCATTCGTGGAGAGCTTCATGGGGCTCGCGATGTCATACAGCTCGGCCACGTCCGTGAGTGTCTCTTTCTCGCCATCCTTGGTGACGCGCTGCACCAACACGAAAGGGTCGGTATCGAGTCCGAGGCGCTCGGAGGCGACCTCCACCCACCACACTTCGCCCTTCTTCGCGGCGAACTCATACGTATCCACATCCGCCGCGGGGAAGAAGCTGCCGGCGCCATCGTAGGGCAGTGTGATCTTCTGCACTTGAGCGGGGAGATTGTTCGGCTCGGTTTCCTTGGAGGGGGCGGTCTCCGCGAGTCCCTGAGGAGGCCACGACATGGCGCTTACCATTTGCGTGGCAGGTTGGCGCGGTGCAGGGCCATCGCCGGGGACGTCGACCAGTGAGAGACGATAAAAGTGATCCGCACCACCTTTGAAGGTGAGGGCGTGCACCTTGATGATGCAGTTCCCATCTTCCTTCGGTGTGAAATCGAGCACGCCACCGGTGCGGTTCACCAGGAGGTCGCGGCCCTGAGCATCCGCGATGATGACCACGGGCCGCAGTTTTGAATCGATGCCCACAGCCGCGCA
Protein-coding regions in this window:
- a CDS encoding DUF1501 domain-containing protein, whose protein sequence is MSSIIQQPSIVRCAGPMGRRGFMQIGIAGFASLGLPGLLKLRAENALKPASERTAVIMVWLPGGLSHIDTYDPKPEIGSEYRGPFSTIPTKVPGLHFTELMPMQARIADKFTVLRSMNQKAGGHPAGSMQMLSGDSDERDKPKPRLPDWMSVAYYLRNKAGGRSNPLPNYVGVNPPLEYNGPAYLGDAYSPFSVSDDPSRPNFQVPNIGLSDDAETRRLNDRIALRKNLDRMERAFDREGELGALDQFEQQAMTLLTNPQTRDAFDLSREDARTRDRYGRNRWGQQLLLARRLVESGVEIVTSSLSGPLCGRVQNWDDHAVNHHVFDGLRFRMKNYDQAVSALIEDIYERGLGKKVLVVVTGEFGRTPKISFDRSTGAGDASAPAGTLQPGRDHWPRAFSNIWAGGGIQTGGIIGATDKRGEDVIERPCGPGDFLATIYHHLGIDSSKITINDFNGRPTPIVDHGKPIPELIA
- a CDS encoding serine protease — its product is MLLRKFKTALPCALGLVTLSIPAMLNAQQVCLPSPRLLTTMPMGGQAGTNVEVTLTGENLEDISALTFSTPKITAKPVLDAAGKPVESKFTVTIAEDAPVGVYDARVTSRLGVSSARAFSVSKVQELTRSKPNTTLETAMALPTNAICNATMTAKAVDYYSFQAAKGKRVAVDCAAVGIDSKLRPVVIIADAQGRDLLVNRTGGVLDFTPKEDGNCIIKVHALTFKGGADHFYRLSLVDVPGDGPAPRQPATQMVSAMSWPPQGLAETAPSKETEPNNLPAQVQKITLPYDGAGSFFPAADVDTYEFAAKKGEVWWVEVASERLGLDTDPFVLVQRVTKDGEKETLTDVAELYDIASPMKLSTNGYSYDGPPYDAGSPDVLGKVEIKEDGVYRLAVRDLFGGTRNEPGNTYRLLVRQASPDFSLASWAVHMTLRNGDRNALSKPIALRAGASVAFEVVAVRRDGFDGDIELEMKNLPPGVTATGLKIPAGKVQGMMIISADADAKPAFSVAEMMGSAEINGAKVTRPCRVASMEWASKDGKQEIPSPRLMADVPVSVTDSEVAPVTIAAAEEKVWEGTAGQTLKIPLKATWRNEFTDGVLKLKAYGTPPNSVKEVDLPIKAAGAELVLDLAAMKTAPGDYTIALYGSAVSKHRYNPEGVKLAEVEQKKAQQELASLTASTKKLTDEASNAPADKKTEMASALKAATEKQKQAEATMTQASTRMKAATTTATPKDTVDIIVSRPIRISVKAAAPAPAPVHSPAATPATPAVAASPKA
- a CDS encoding c-type cytochrome domain-containing protein — encoded protein: MKVRIPSQSKRHRHLAVMVVHAAVLQTTATLHAVTPDFYQDVFPFLKANCISCHNKTTTKAGLNMETPELMKHGGDSGPSIVPGKSAESLIVLASQHKEDMEMPPKNNKSGAVDLTPAELEILKIWIDQGAKDSVQQERQVVLTSPSASVDPIYTVSMTRDGRYAACGRSNQIFLYDLAQRKFVSKLSDGKAKDASAHRALVQTLDFSPDGTRLASGSFREVKIWKREGAATTTPRPLDATLNVVTCEPTANGTHLITVNKAGDILLLKAAYGALEKKVGNLGTADIKQIKPSADGSLLAVHSTSEALQLWSLQDGAAKSQPVTIAGLQKLAWSQDGKSLVTAGADGVLRTWTLPADGNSPLAAGKELKGPTGSITSFIAGPAADQVIVAHGDGKMRVWSITEAKVIRELAIPAAQSLDLSPDGKLLACGGSDGAVRLWDLATNKQTAELRGNLAVTRRIAELDLTIARQALEQEYQRSQVARLEAQNKALDELLKKANETIDSVKKSLPEKQKALQPAQEAAAAAKKELDEAAAKLAAGTTDGKPADPALDKARIAAQEKYDTAAKAENSADAALVAAEQNIKDAQAEEKRISETKANNIKELATTNSTIDAAKKLQDQATADLTATKASITKPGVGVIAIRFSRDSQQLATSSSDGTSSVWAISTATLVSQTNAQGFTSAHITAQADGTFLTIATNGDALKLNQPDSWKLERVLEKGKDGAFFADRVNTVRFSPDGKSLATGSGEPSRSGDICIFDVASGNVLHTWKEHHDDTVLCVDFSPDGKLLASGAADKIARVTDIATGKRVNLFEGHTHHVMGIAFRADGRVLATAGGDGVVTTWDMAMGERIKKIQGWTKEVTSLQFIGATSKIVTSSGDNLVRIVNDSGSEVRAISRLPDFMQSAASTPDGAVIVAGGEDSVLRIWDGASGKELAVFSGNSSGAP
- a CDS encoding membrane dipeptidase, with the protein product MKSTPSPASSSHITSSRTLSRRSLLRRLPLAALAGGFHIHVRGDDSKKIWMTGNPVIDKAREVALNILKPTQAQLEHAWELHFQSLVFESYGFAPRFAIDGERLSEAIASGVSGDALADLRESMSMNRGATNERERKEFFDTFHAAGVTVVFQNAGEEGSDPLRLIKRLAHFTHATDMLKPQLTKVVTVEDALAVKKAGHVGLCFTGNGVPLRQEWESVKDELRFISIFHELGIRMMHLTYNRRNPIGDGAGEPHDGGLSDFGHAAVAEMNRTGVIVDVAHSGWKTAGDAAKASAKPMVASHTSCADVYRHFRGKPDDVIKAICDTDGLVGMCCIPRFLGGTGDINALLNHLDHMIKKFGAQHAAIGVDTSYVSRFDKEERLKIKKRPDGSSPLGGAGDRWEHLWPKDDFQTTPEMDQSIAWTNWPIYTLGMVMRGHSDEAIRKVLGENVMRVLKANAVATA
- the tig gene encoding trigger factor, whose product is MNITLETQPNCRAVLRIDIPAADVKKERDRVTVDYTKFARLPGFRPGKAPKAVVQKKFEPQIREELENALVRTGYQEAAKRQDVEILSVVDVKEKALHDDDHFTFTLEVTTAPTFELPEYKGIQVKLPRVEVTDEDVEHDLLHLRERYQTFSDVEGEAKLGNYVVLHATGDVNGTPIGDAHPDAPAFLKKIDGNWFELTEEENFLPGFFAALVGIKKDEERDVTVTLGDDFHFEALRGQTIVLHVKADAVKEAQVPALDEDFAKKVNPEWDLERLRGEVRIAVQRRREQAREESKSNQVIAHLADRLEFELPQDIVNREAQRRTNDIAMNAMRQGMAQEAIMGAQDQIVSAATQQARQNVKVGFILGEVAKKESLSVREEQLRMALARIAAQQRVTPKKLLADARKNGLIERLREDLLLENALQFLKENAAVEETEPEKEDCGHEHKHYAKLV